A stretch of the Sulfolobus acidocaldarius SUSAZ genome encodes the following:
- a CDS encoding glycosyl transferase, with protein sequence MFSVSISTQTPPVRFRYTYRDLIDKYGFFELPIELSQLDSSDYYFSVGGVPKMMLSLISKFNKVRWVSLGPGYPPQVKYGDQRLFDFIDLDPENLKNYTRYKEGIYNESHGIEKYEIKPLEYISYADYNWISAKKLLEFHNDTDVYFINDFQLLLVGGIIGPSAPAILWYHIPFVPENLSPRIRDFIVRSFEGYDYVILSTKRDLEGLLRIGAKINARQVYPFIDTSTLRRSSKGEVDKVKSKYNIGKDEKVITVVARMDPMKSQDIAIMALKKIKEGNAKLLLVGNGSFTSGALGTNKAGNWVRKLQSLASNLGVDKKVVFTGHVSDEELNVIYEASDVVVLPSRIEGFGLVVCEGWFFEKPAIVSSGAGVSELVIDGSNGFVFKSGNYEELAEKIDIVLKEPDKYSRLSRDTVNKCNVEYAFNQLKDIFTQAMKDYGKNVNL encoded by the coding sequence ATGTTCTCAGTATCTATCAGCACACAGACACCTCCAGTTAGATTCAGGTATACTTATAGGGATTTGATAGATAAATATGGATTCTTTGAACTACCGATAGAGTTGAGTCAATTGGACTCTTCTGATTACTACTTTTCTGTAGGCGGAGTGCCAAAGATGATGTTATCCCTCATTAGCAAATTTAATAAGGTTAGATGGGTCTCTTTAGGTCCTGGTTATCCACCTCAGGTTAAATATGGTGATCAGAGACTTTTTGATTTTATAGATCTGGATCCTGAGAATCTTAAAAATTATACTAGGTATAAAGAGGGAATATATAATGAAAGCCATGGAATAGAGAAATATGAGATTAAACCTTTAGAATATATAAGTTATGCGGATTATAACTGGATCTCAGCTAAAAAATTACTTGAATTTCATAATGACACTGATGTATATTTCATAAATGATTTTCAGCTATTGCTAGTGGGAGGTATAATTGGTCCATCAGCACCTGCAATACTTTGGTATCATATACCATTTGTGCCTGAAAATTTATCACCACGGATTAGAGACTTTATTGTAAGATCATTTGAGGGATATGATTATGTTATACTGAGTACTAAGAGAGACTTAGAAGGTCTTCTAAGGATTGGTGCCAAAATAAATGCTAGGCAAGTTTACCCTTTCATTGATACTAGCACTTTAAGAAGGAGTAGTAAGGGTGAAGTGGATAAAGTAAAATCCAAATATAATATAGGTAAAGACGAAAAAGTGATAACGGTAGTGGCTAGAATGGATCCCATGAAAAGCCAAGATATAGCAATCATGGCTTTGAAGAAAATTAAGGAGGGTAATGCTAAACTTTTACTCGTAGGGAATGGTAGTTTCACAAGTGGTGCATTGGGTACAAACAAGGCTGGTAATTGGGTAAGAAAACTTCAGTCACTAGCCAGTAATTTAGGAGTTGATAAGAAGGTTGTATTTACAGGTCACGTGTCAGATGAAGAGTTGAATGTAATATACGAGGCTTCAGATGTGGTTGTCCTTCCCTCAAGGATAGAAGGTTTTGGTCTCGTTGTATGTGAAGGTTGGTTCTTTGAAAAGCCTGCTATAGTGAGCAGTGGTGCCGGGGTAAGTGAGCTAGTAATAGATGGTTCTAACGGTTTTGTATTCAAAAGTGGCAATTATGAGGAGTTAGCTGAAAAAATAGATATTGTCTTGAAAGAGCCGGATAAGTATAGTAGGCTAAGTAGGGATACTGTAAATAAATGTAATGTTGAGTATGCCTTTAATCAACTCAA
- a CDS encoding glycoside hydrolase — protein sequence MNYALLSNGITTALEKEGSIEWFPVPKFDSPSVFTKILDEDKGGYFLVTPEKFNRVKQHYVEYSLILRTEFDDGNLILIDFLPLSLPAIIRVYEAKVPFNVEVKPLFNYGLVNAGTETRKDGIIYKNPESKEGLELLINGDYKINSPYRITVNSGKGYLYLLYSRDLRYGLFSQKGFVYSEPYEAYSKLLYYSRKELERARRPTIYENAFYRSLSVILGLIYKPSGGIIASPTTSIPEIVGDERNWDYRYVWVRDSSYAIEALVKANLITHARRALDFLTNLLDPSSKSFDHPFYSVDGTPPPAEENLDWLSGFMNSKPVRIGNAAYLQIQMDIEGAYMNALYEYYKRTLDKDYVSSIFWAVEAISDWVSSSWRGESTDIWEERGISRHYTHTKLMSWVALDRASKLAKDLGYNKLSEEWKSRANEIKIDILSNGVKDSHHFVRYYGGDEIDAALLTLPLYDFIPATDSLFMNTLKKIEEELRVADGLYLRYKKDFMGLAKNPFTLVTTWMARVYIRLKEFDRARWLLETLIMCNQDLGLIGEHVDPETCEARGNYPHLFPHSGMVLSILEFDEVR from the coding sequence ATGAATTATGCCTTACTCTCAAACGGCATAACAACTGCACTAGAGAAGGAAGGAAGTATAGAGTGGTTTCCAGTTCCTAAATTCGATTCTCCATCTGTTTTTACAAAGATATTAGATGAAGATAAAGGAGGATATTTCCTCGTAACTCCTGAGAAATTCAACAGAGTTAAACAGCACTATGTAGAATACTCATTGATACTCAGAACTGAATTCGATGACGGCAATCTTATACTGATAGATTTTCTGCCCCTATCCTTACCTGCAATTATAAGAGTATATGAGGCTAAAGTACCATTTAATGTTGAAGTTAAGCCATTATTCAATTATGGTCTAGTAAATGCTGGCACAGAAACAAGAAAAGACGGAATCATTTATAAAAATCCGGAGTCTAAAGAAGGATTAGAACTATTAATAAACGGAGATTATAAAATAAATTCACCTTACCGCATTACAGTAAATAGTGGAAAGGGATACCTATACCTACTATATTCTAGAGATCTCAGATATGGTCTATTTAGCCAGAAAGGCTTCGTATACTCTGAACCGTATGAGGCATACTCAAAATTACTTTACTATTCTAGGAAAGAGCTAGAAAGAGCTAGAAGACCTACTATATACGAAAATGCTTTCTATCGATCATTATCAGTGATTTTAGGGTTAATATATAAGCCCTCGGGAGGAATAATTGCTTCGCCCACTACATCTATTCCTGAAATAGTTGGTGATGAACGAAATTGGGATTACAGATACGTTTGGGTTAGAGACTCTTCCTATGCAATAGAAGCTCTAGTCAAAGCCAATCTAATAACACATGCCAGACGAGCTTTAGACTTTTTAACAAATCTACTTGATCCATCCTCGAAAAGCTTCGACCATCCTTTTTACTCTGTTGATGGAACACCGCCACCTGCAGAAGAGAATTTGGACTGGTTAAGCGGGTTCATGAATAGTAAACCGGTTAGAATTGGAAATGCTGCTTATCTTCAGATCCAGATGGATATTGAGGGAGCTTACATGAACGCATTATACGAATACTATAAAAGGACACTAGATAAGGATTATGTTTCATCTATTTTCTGGGCTGTTGAGGCAATATCAGACTGGGTTTCTTCTTCATGGAGAGGGGAAAGTACAGATATATGGGAAGAGAGAGGAATCAGTAGGCATTACACTCACACAAAATTAATGTCCTGGGTTGCTTTAGACAGAGCATCAAAATTGGCAAAAGATTTAGGTTATAATAAGTTATCTGAGGAATGGAAATCCAGAGCTAATGAGATAAAAATAGACATACTGAGTAACGGGGTTAAGGACAGTCATCATTTCGTGAGATATTACGGAGGAGATGAAATAGACGCTGCGTTGTTGACTTTACCATTATATGATTTCATACCAGCAACAGATAGTCTCTTCATGAACACTTTGAAGAAGATAGAAGAAGAACTTAGGGTCGCTGATGGATTATATTTGAGGTATAAAAAAGATTTCATGGGATTGGCAAAGAATCCATTCACGTTAGTTACAACATGGATGGCTAGGGTTTATATCAGATTAAAAGAATTTGACAGAGCTAGATGGTTACTTGAAACTCTGATAATGTGTAATCAGGACTTAGGACTTATAGGAGAACATGTGGATCCTGAAACTTGTGAGGCAAGAGGCAATTATCCTCATTTGTTCCCTCATTCTGGAATGGTGTTAAGTATACTGGAGTTTGATGAAGTAAGATAA
- a CDS encoding beta-lactamase — MVKITKKINIIPGGPNTLIYDGRIVIDRNNPEIQGEVQLATHGHADHISGLLSNAKVKYLPKEEYWSITLQGRRMLTYGCTSLGSEIFSYDYVKENLVDLATDYKDSEIESIKLPGHTPGHTGYIVDNVLYAGDAFFGERVLQNFSVPFYIDFWSALDSIQKIKEISKSMENIVISHGPIFSLNKMIKLIDYNIEYNNKLVERVKELISTNEMTSEEIAIRLKPDISATGVLLNSITIKSMLLGLENIEYKVTPKGLVFRKKVH, encoded by the coding sequence ATGGTTAAAATAACGAAGAAAATTAACATTATTCCCGGAGGTCCAAATACATTAATTTATGATGGACGCATAGTTATAGATCGAAATAACCCAGAAATTCAAGGAGAAGTTCAATTGGCTACGCATGGGCATGCAGACCATATTTCAGGCTTACTCTCCAATGCAAAAGTAAAATATCTCCCAAAGGAGGAATATTGGTCAATAACGTTGCAAGGCAGGAGAATGCTTACTTATGGGTGTACCTCTCTAGGTTCAGAGATATTTAGCTATGATTACGTAAAGGAGAATCTAGTTGATCTAGCAACAGATTATAAGGATTCTGAGATAGAGAGTATTAAACTCCCTGGACATACACCAGGGCATACAGGGTACATAGTTGATAATGTACTATATGCAGGTGATGCATTTTTTGGTGAAAGAGTCCTACAGAACTTTTCAGTGCCTTTTTACATAGATTTCTGGTCTGCCTTAGATAGCATACAAAAAATAAAGGAAATAAGTAAGAGTATGGAGAATATTGTTATAAGCCATGGACCAATATTTAGTCTCAATAAAATGATAAAACTAATCGATTATAATATTGAATATAATAATAAGTTGGTTGAAAGAGTAAAAGAATTAATCTCCACCAACGAAATGACGTCAGAAGAAATTGCAATAAGGCTAAAGCCTGATATTTCAGCTACAGGAGTTCTTTTAAACAGTATTACTATAAAATCCATGTTATTAGGACTAGAGAATATTGAATATAAAGTAACACCTAAAGGTCTAGTATTTAGGAAGAAAGTCCATTAA
- a CDS encoding NADPH-dependent FMN reductase: MSNIKILGIPGSIRKNSYNKLLLKATLNLLPQGVEMEIFEDISQIPLFNQDEENNPPQVVKDLKRKIRESDAILFATPEYNRSIPGVLKNAIDWASRPYTDNSFNGKVAAIMSASMGMLGGALAQYHLRQILSFLNVNVVTGPEVFVSFAQQKFDEKGNLIDENSKKFISQLLNNLVDYVKMVKSKQVVSL, encoded by the coding sequence ATGTCAAACATAAAGATACTTGGTATACCAGGAAGTATAAGAAAGAACTCGTATAACAAACTACTACTAAAAGCCACCTTAAATCTTTTACCACAAGGAGTTGAAATGGAAATATTTGAAGACATAAGCCAAATTCCTCTATTTAATCAAGATGAGGAAAACAATCCTCCACAAGTTGTAAAAGATCTAAAAAGAAAAATCAGAGAGAGCGACGCTATCTTATTTGCTACGCCAGAATATAATAGGTCAATACCTGGAGTATTAAAGAATGCAATAGATTGGGCTTCAAGACCTTATACGGATAACTCCTTTAACGGAAAAGTCGCTGCGATAATGAGTGCCTCGATGGGAATGCTTGGAGGAGCTCTAGCACAATATCACCTAAGACAGATCCTATCATTCCTGAATGTAAATGTAGTAACTGGACCGGAAGTATTCGTAAGTTTTGCACAACAAAAATTTGACGAAAAGGGAAATCTTATAGATGAAAATTCTAAGAAATTCATATCTCAATTACTGAATAACCTTGTGGATTATGTAAAGATGGTAAAAAGTAAACAGGTAGTAAGTTTATAA
- a CDS encoding MFS transporter: MKYKILTLTSISHFINDGNSWFLPVSFTFLIEYLDISKFLIGVLSGIFFGVSAVTSPLVTRLVDRSNTHARIMGLGILLWGFGLILFGSSISINSLPLMILSVAIAGFSSAFYHPLGAAILSITYKGNAGTALGINGSMGSLGRAIYPTLMLAIFGFFYRNMFLTSLILGIISILASLPSFFANIQLDIKKDESPNMKSNTSNSSFSIVAIILLTISALLRSVFTQGISQFLPTLLVGSFNYSYSVNLGEALSISLSAAVVGQPILGLLSDRVGRRSIYGISSIGAVISLLLFLRIPDIVFLCIFGFFTFSAFPLMLSLVGDFVPRNSTSFANSIVWGLGVTGGGVIGPILMGSLSQVSNLIFASEILSIVGVISALVVPFIPKPPKKSKVPLFG, translated from the coding sequence ATGAAGTACAAGATACTTACACTGACTTCAATATCTCATTTTATAAATGATGGAAATTCGTGGTTTCTACCAGTATCCTTTACTTTTCTCATAGAGTATCTTGATATTTCAAAGTTTTTAATAGGTGTATTGAGCGGTATATTTTTTGGAGTTTCAGCAGTAACCTCACCATTAGTTACTAGACTTGTTGATAGGTCTAATACTCATGCTAGAATAATGGGTCTAGGAATATTATTGTGGGGTTTTGGCTTAATATTATTTGGTAGTTCAATCTCTATTAATTCTCTTCCACTCATGATTCTCTCTGTGGCAATAGCAGGCTTCTCTTCGGCTTTTTATCACCCTTTAGGTGCAGCTATACTTTCCATAACATACAAGGGAAATGCAGGTACTGCATTGGGGATCAATGGATCCATGGGTAGTTTAGGTAGGGCTATATATCCTACATTAATGTTGGCAATATTTGGATTTTTCTACAGGAATATGTTTCTAACGTCATTAATACTGGGCATAATCTCCATTTTAGCATCGTTACCTTCCTTTTTTGCTAATATCCAACTTGACATTAAAAAAGATGAATCACCAAATATGAAATCAAACACGAGTAATAGTAGTTTTTCGATAGTGGCAATAATTCTTCTTACAATTTCTGCCCTTTTGCGAAGTGTATTTACACAAGGTATATCTCAGTTCCTTCCTACATTATTAGTGGGAAGTTTCAACTATTCCTACTCTGTTAATTTAGGAGAGGCATTGAGTATATCGTTATCCGCAGCTGTGGTTGGGCAACCTATTTTAGGCCTCTTATCTGACAGGGTAGGGAGAAGATCAATATATGGTATTTCATCAATTGGTGCTGTAATCTCATTGTTGTTGTTTTTACGAATTCCTGATATAGTATTTTTATGTATCTTTGGATTTTTTACTTTTAGTGCATTTCCGCTAATGTTGTCTTTAGTGGGAGATTTTGTTCCGAGGAATTCAACGAGTTTTGCAAACTCAATAGTTTGGGGATTAGGAGTTACAGGAGGAGGTGTTATAGGACCTATATTAATGGGGTCTTTGTCACAGGTTTCAAATCTAATATTCGCCAGTGAAATACTAAGTATAGTTGGAGTTATATCTGCCTTAGTTGTTCCATTTATTCCAAAACCACCTAAGAAAAGCAAGGTCCCGTTATTTGGATAA
- a CDS encoding thioesterase: MQSVEYVFEEVVRIYDTDAQGIAHYASYYRFFTNTIEKFIHEKVGIPYPIVNDELWFVMVESHATYHKPVRLGDRLTILLTPKILSSKVIKFDLKIIRKGELTTEGNLTQVAINPKIWKAVDIPNEILSKLV; this comes from the coding sequence ATGCAATCTGTTGAGTATGTTTTTGAGGAAGTTGTTAGGATTTATGATACTGATGCACAAGGAATAGCACATTATGCATCTTATTATAGATTTTTTACGAACACTATTGAAAAGTTTATTCATGAAAAAGTAGGAATACCATATCCTATTGTGAATGATGAATTATGGTTTGTTATGGTGGAGTCACACGCTACGTATCACAAACCGGTTAGACTTGGAGATAGACTTACAATACTATTGACCCCAAAAATCCTATCTAGTAAAGTTATAAAATTCGATCTTAAAATCATTAGGAAAGGGGAACTTACTACAGAAGGCAATCTAACTCAAGTAGCAATAAATCCAAAAATTTGGAAAGCCGTCGACATCCCGAATGAAATATTAAGTAAATTAGTTTAG
- a CDS encoding nucleotidyltransferase — translation MKAVILAGGYGKRLRPLTDEKPKPLVEIGGKPILEWQILLLKRYKISSVYILAGYKKEVLLDWVSRNQERLEVKLAILSESEPLGTGGAIKRLEDFIKEPFYVLNGDIITNLDLDKLKIKEDTDDVASIALVPLKSPYGIIRVKDNEKIIEFVEKPIIKDYWINAGIYYMKPKIFEFLPVKGDVEKTTFPLLAEKGILSGKTYDNVYWRSIDTLKDYEEAGQEVSEVFKNL, via the coding sequence ATGAAAGCTGTTATTTTAGCTGGTGGCTACGGAAAAAGACTTAGACCTTTAACTGATGAGAAGCCCAAACCTTTGGTTGAGATCGGTGGCAAACCTATTTTAGAATGGCAGATCCTCCTTCTGAAGAGGTATAAAATATCATCAGTTTACATTTTAGCTGGATATAAGAAAGAGGTGTTGCTTGACTGGGTATCAAGGAACCAAGAAAGATTAGAGGTAAAATTGGCAATTCTTTCGGAGTCCGAGCCCCTTGGAACTGGCGGTGCTATAAAGAGATTAGAGGATTTCATAAAGGAGCCCTTTTACGTTTTAAATGGTGATATTATTACGAATTTAGATCTAGATAAACTGAAGATTAAAGAAGATACGGATGATGTGGCATCAATTGCATTGGTACCACTTAAAAGTCCTTATGGAATAATTAGAGTGAAGGATAATGAAAAGATAATTGAGTTCGTTGAGAAACCTATAATAAAAGATTACTGGATTAATGCTGGTATATATTACATGAAGCCTAAAATCTTTGAATTCTTACCAGTAAAAGGCGATGTGGAAAAAACTACATTTCCCTTGTTAGCCGAAAAGGGTATTTTATCTGGTAAAACTTATGATAATGTGTACTGGCGATCTATTGACACTTTAAAGGACTACGAAGAGGCTGGTCAGGAGGTTTCTGAAGTCTTCAAGAACTTATAA
- a CDS encoding methylated-DNA--protein-cysteine methyltransferase, whose protein sequence is MIVYGVYNSPLGIITVARNERGIIMLDFCDCAERNLVDNSTFTDLFDKFDNYFEGKPVEFNETVDLFVNNFRRRVFNEVRRIGWGKVKTYKEVAETLKTSPRAVGMALSKNPVLLIIPCHRIIAESGLGGFSRGTELKKKLLELEGVNIEALVRG, encoded by the coding sequence ATGATAGTATATGGCGTTTATAATAGTCCTTTAGGGATAATTACAGTGGCTAGAAATGAACGTGGAATAATTATGTTGGATTTCTGTGATTGTGCAGAGAGAAATCTTGTGGATAATTCTACTTTCACAGACCTTTTTGACAAGTTTGATAATTATTTCGAAGGGAAACCAGTTGAGTTTAATGAAACTGTAGATCTATTTGTGAATAATTTCAGAAGGAGAGTCTTTAATGAAGTGAGGAGAATAGGATGGGGAAAGGTAAAAACGTATAAAGAAGTTGCTGAAACATTGAAAACATCACCTAGAGCTGTTGGTATGGCTTTATCAAAGAATCCTGTTCTTTTAATTATCCCTTGCCATAGAATCATAGCAGAGAGCGGTTTAGGTGGATTCTCAAGAGGCACTGAGCTCAAAAAGAAACTCTTAGAGCTAGAAGGAGTTAACATTGAAGCGCTTGTAAGAGGTTAA
- the thrS gene encoding threonyl-tRNA synthetase (catalyzes a two-step reaction, first charging a threonine molecule by linking its carboxyl group to the alpha-phosphate of ATP, followed by transfer of the aminoacyl-adenylate to its tRNA; catalyzes the formation of threonyl-tRNA(Thr) from threonine and tRNA(Thr); in archaea some ThrRS as split into two proteins,ThrRS-cat for aminoacylation and ThrRS-ed for editing misacylation events), translating to MESYKEVWLKAGLIYALNLLSSGNLKPVEIGLGERYFYVDIDSPDILTLDEAKDFAKYNQYDYQLVEDNQGSITVVYNGHQIRLNGGKPNQNVHPKYFQILSISVHHPSPEKQYVRVLGVGFEKEEQLKDYLNWLEKVSEYDHRIIGDRLDLFSFPEEAPPGVVLFHPNGQIIRKEMMRFMEEINDSMGYKEVYTSHVYRSLLWKISGHYDYYKDKMLLFEIDNDEELGIKPMNCPAHILIYKSKVRSYKDLPIRFSEFGHVYRWEKKGELYGLLRVRGFTQDDGHIFLREDQIKDEIKLLMKKTLDVLAIFGFKGDDVRVNLSTRPDESIGTDEQWNKATDALISALNELNIRYEVKEKEGAFYGPKIDFDIRDSLSRWWQLSTIQVDFNLPERFKLEYVDKDGSKKRPVMVHRAIYGSIDRFMAILLEHFRGKLPTWLSPIQVRVLPITDEIEDYGNSLMSRLRESKIRVDMDSGEETLSKRIKKAYDDGVPYLIIVGRKEKDEGKVTVRARGNIEIRGINVEKFVQALVEEIRNKDLNQSAVSKLK from the coding sequence ATGGAAAGTTATAAAGAGGTATGGTTAAAAGCAGGTTTGATATATGCGTTAAATTTGCTTTCATCTGGTAATTTAAAGCCTGTTGAAATAGGACTAGGTGAAAGATACTTTTATGTGGATATTGATTCTCCTGATATACTAACTCTAGATGAAGCAAAGGATTTCGCTAAGTATAATCAATATGATTACCAGTTAGTAGAGGATAATCAGGGCTCAATTACTGTAGTTTACAATGGGCATCAAATAAGGCTAAATGGAGGTAAACCAAATCAAAATGTCCACCCTAAGTACTTTCAGATATTGAGTATATCTGTCCATCATCCCTCACCCGAGAAACAGTATGTTCGAGTTTTAGGTGTTGGATTTGAAAAGGAGGAACAATTAAAGGATTATCTCAATTGGTTAGAGAAAGTATCAGAATACGATCATAGAATTATAGGTGATAGACTAGACCTATTTAGTTTTCCTGAAGAGGCACCACCAGGAGTTGTTCTGTTTCATCCAAATGGACAAATTATAAGGAAGGAAATGATGAGATTCATGGAAGAGATAAATGATAGTATGGGGTATAAGGAGGTTTATACTTCTCACGTTTACAGGTCTTTATTATGGAAGATCAGCGGTCACTATGACTATTATAAGGATAAGATGTTACTTTTTGAAATTGATAATGATGAGGAGCTTGGAATTAAACCCATGAATTGCCCAGCTCATATATTAATTTACAAGAGTAAGGTCAGAAGTTATAAGGATTTACCTATTAGATTTTCTGAATTTGGTCATGTGTATAGGTGGGAGAAGAAAGGTGAATTGTATGGTCTACTTAGGGTAAGGGGATTCACTCAGGACGATGGGCATATCTTTCTTAGAGAAGATCAAATTAAGGACGAAATAAAATTACTAATGAAGAAGACATTAGACGTGCTAGCCATATTTGGTTTCAAGGGAGATGATGTCAGAGTAAATCTAAGCACAAGACCTGATGAAAGTATAGGAACTGATGAGCAATGGAATAAAGCTACTGATGCATTGATAAGTGCATTGAATGAGCTTAACATTAGGTATGAAGTCAAAGAAAAAGAGGGGGCATTTTATGGTCCTAAAATAGATTTCGACATCAGAGATAGTTTATCCAGGTGGTGGCAATTATCCACTATTCAGGTTGACTTTAACTTACCTGAAAGATTTAAACTAGAGTATGTGGATAAGGACGGAAGTAAAAAAAGACCTGTAATGGTTCACAGGGCAATATACGGATCTATAGATAGGTTTATGGCAATTTTATTGGAGCATTTTAGGGGTAAGTTACCAACTTGGCTTTCTCCGATACAGGTGAGAGTACTTCCTATTACTGACGAGATAGAGGATTACGGTAATTCCCTAATGTCTAGGCTTAGAGAAAGTAAAATAAGAGTTGATATGGATAGCGGGGAGGAGACTTTGTCAAAAAGAATTAAGAAAGCATATGATGATGGAGTTCCTTACCTAATTATAGTGGGAAGAAAGGAGAAAGATGAAGGTAAGGTTACTGTTAGAGCAAGAGGAAATATAGAGATAAGGGGCATAAATGTGGAAAAATTTGTCCAAGCTTTAGTTGAAGAGATAAGGAATAAAGATTTGAATCAGAGTGCTGTAAGTAAATTGAAATGA
- a CDS encoding polysaccharide biosynthesis protein, whose product MIDNPLLIIASGGGHTGFARAIAEYLPFKPDFVIPEDDQFSKDMLLDYARKLYYVKKGKDPGQGNITLMRNFLKIIIESGKIPKYLATIATGSNHSLIPAMLQKIKGSTLYVTESQDRIITRGKTVSVLSKFSRRVFLHWNEQKGLYDNGVVVGPIVEKPKYKSENKGYILVTTGSMGFKKLFDSLLNLRGNYKFVIQTGKVDPTPYIEKKPDWSLFSFDKDIERYIANAELVITHQGKTAMESVVMYGKPTIIVYNKDWKSATTKQDTILYAKILGATFLDDPSTWDSIKVLEDNIQNVRKPKQFEIGTPKLIDIILSELAEFLRE is encoded by the coding sequence ATGATCGACAACCCATTACTGATTATCGCCAGTGGAGGAGGGCATACTGGCTTCGCTAGAGCTATTGCTGAATATCTTCCTTTTAAACCAGATTTTGTAATACCTGAAGATGACCAATTTAGCAAAGATATGCTACTCGATTACGCTAGAAAATTATACTATGTAAAAAAGGGAAAGGATCCTGGACAAGGAAATATAACGTTAATGAGAAACTTTCTGAAAATCATTATTGAAAGTGGTAAGATACCGAAATATTTAGCCACCATAGCAACAGGCTCAAATCATTCTCTTATTCCTGCTATGCTTCAGAAAATAAAGGGAAGTACACTTTATGTAACAGAGAGCCAAGACAGAATTATTACAAGAGGTAAAACAGTATCTGTACTCTCTAAATTTTCCCGTCGTGTTTTCTTACATTGGAATGAACAAAAAGGGTTATACGATAATGGAGTAGTAGTGGGACCTATAGTAGAAAAGCCTAAGTATAAATCGGAAAATAAGGGTTACATACTTGTTACCACAGGAAGTATGGGATTTAAAAAACTATTCGATTCCCTACTTAATTTAAGGGGGAATTATAAGTTTGTGATACAGACAGGTAAAGTTGATCCAACCCCTTACATAGAAAAGAAGCCTGATTGGTCATTATTCTCTTTTGACAAAGACATTGAAAGATATATTGCAAATGCTGAGTTAGTTATAACACATCAGGGTAAAACTGCAATGGAATCAGTTGTAATGTACGGTAAGCCTACAATAATAGTTTATAACAAAGACTGGAAAAGTGCAACAACTAAACAGGACACAATCCTTTATGCTAAAATACTAGGAGCCACATTTCTAGATGATCCCTCAACCTGGGACAGTATTAAAGTACTAGAAGATAATATCCAAAATGTTAGAAAACCTAAACAATTCGAAATAGGTACACCCAAACTAATAGATATAATTTTAAGTGAATTAGCAGAATTTCTTAGAGAGTGA